One Nitrospira sp. DNA window includes the following coding sequences:
- a CDS encoding acyl-[acyl-carrier-protein]--UDP-N-acetylglucosamine O-acyltransferase, with the protein MKIHPTAVIHPKAALADDVEVGAYSVVGEHVRIGKGTRVMSHVCIDGWTEIGERCELHPFVSVGGPPQHTQYKGEPTKVVIGHDNILREYVTVNRATVQGGGVTSVGDSNFLMAYVHVAHDCHLGNHLILANAASLAGHITIGDHAIVGGLSGIHQFVRIGAYAMVGGCCALGQDLPPFMRAAGGYRARMYGLNSIGLRRHGFSAERISALKQAYELLFRSGHRVGEAVKLARATFKKSQDVMQVADFMEGTKRGICRSVGKEQEGDEE; encoded by the coding sequence GTGAAGATACATCCGACCGCGGTGATCCATCCCAAGGCGGCGCTGGCGGACGACGTGGAAGTGGGGGCCTATTCCGTTGTCGGTGAGCATGTCAGGATCGGCAAGGGGACAAGGGTCATGTCCCATGTGTGCATCGATGGGTGGACGGAAATCGGGGAGCGTTGTGAATTGCATCCCTTTGTGTCGGTGGGGGGGCCGCCGCAGCACACCCAATATAAGGGAGAGCCGACCAAGGTCGTGATCGGCCACGACAACATCCTGCGCGAGTATGTGACGGTCAATCGGGCGACGGTGCAGGGCGGCGGCGTCACGAGCGTGGGCGATTCCAACTTCCTGATGGCCTATGTGCATGTAGCGCACGATTGCCATCTCGGCAACCATCTGATTCTGGCGAATGCGGCGAGCTTGGCGGGGCATATCACCATCGGCGACCATGCGATCGTCGGCGGACTCTCGGGCATTCACCAGTTCGTACGCATCGGCGCCTATGCGATGGTCGGAGGCTGTTGCGCGCTCGGCCAGGACCTGCCGCCCTTCATGCGGGCGGCAGGCGGGTATCGCGCCCGCATGTACGGGTTGAACTCGATCGGTCTCCGCCGGCACGGCTTTTCGGCCGAGCGCATTTCGGCTCTCAAACAGGCGTACGAATTGCTTTTTCGCTCCGGACACCGGGTGGGGGAGGCCGTCAAGTTGGCGCGCGCCACGTTCAAGAAAAGTCAGGACGTCATGCAGGTCGCCGATTTCATGGAAGGCACCAAGCGGGGTATCTGCCGGTCGGTCGGCAAGGAGCAGGAAGGCGATGAGGAGTAA
- a CDS encoding 3-hydroxyacyl-[acyl-carrier-protein] dehydratase, FabZ form, whose product MSVMDNVEIQSILPHRYPFLLVDRIGELEPDRRIVGIKNVTINEPFFQGHFPGRPVMPGVLLLEALAQVGGVLAFKSLGSVGRPVVYLTGIDAAKFRKPVVPGDVLRLEVDVLKKRPPFWKMQGRAFVESELVCEAEVTAMVTDEKGQEGRR is encoded by the coding sequence ATGTCAGTGATGGACAACGTGGAGATTCAATCGATCCTTCCCCACCGGTATCCCTTCTTGCTCGTCGACCGCATCGGCGAACTGGAGCCGGACCGCCGGATCGTGGGGATTAAAAACGTGACGATCAACGAACCGTTTTTCCAAGGGCATTTTCCCGGCCGCCCGGTCATGCCGGGGGTCCTGCTTCTCGAGGCCTTGGCCCAGGTCGGCGGCGTGCTGGCCTTCAAGTCGCTGGGGTCGGTCGGGCGTCCCGTGGTCTACCTGACCGGGATCGATGCGGCCAAATTCCGCAAACCGGTGGTGCCGGGAGATGTGCTTAGATTGGAAGTGGATGTGCTGAAGAAGCGCCCGCCGTTCTGGAAGATGCAGGGCAGAGCCTTTGTCGAATCCGAACTGGTCTGCGAGGCGGAAGTCACCGCCATGGTGACGGATGAAAAGGGCCAGGAGGGCCGGCGTTAA